From a region of the Triticum aestivum cultivar Chinese Spring chromosome 7D, IWGSC CS RefSeq v2.1, whole genome shotgun sequence genome:
- the LOC123169389 gene encoding probable fucosyltransferase 8, whose amino-acid sequence MIKDMSGSKKAGDHPVADAAWPARGAGAARRKDGMGRAGVLLIVCLFTLPFMALLFGGRAGALAVWQNAAKLPVMGGGLLNVSRQSAAGADELFGGLLSPGSDRRACLSRYQSPHYYKHSPYAPSPHLLRKLRDYEARHSRCAPGTRPYAKSVDHLRSGGSSSKEDAECNYVVWIPYNGLGNRMLSLLSTFLYALLTDRVLLVHSTDDFTGLFCEPFPGANATWVLPPDFPVADMSWLGVGSNQSYGNLLDGKKIADDPAKATAQSVPPYVYLHLAHDLRRSDRLFYCNDDQLVLAKVNWLLVQNDFYFVPALYDMAEFEGELRRLFPAKESVAHLLGRYLFHPSNSVWGMITRYYHTYMAQAEERIGVQIRMFSWATIPVDDMYGQIMACSRQEHILPDVVDGNAAASSSHVHGGSKSKAILIASLQADYYDRIKSRYYEHAAKGGGMVGVFQPSHEERQIMGQRPHNQKALAEIYLLSFSDVLLTTGASTFGYMSSSLAGLRPTMLMIPEDGKVPEPPCVRAMSMEPCFHMMPDVECRGKAVNKEELSRHVKECEDVGKGIKWIKGIKLFD is encoded by the exons ATGATCAAGGACATGAGCGGCAGCAAGAAGGCGGGAGATCATCCGGTGGCGGATGCGGCGTGGCCGGCGAGGGGCGCCGGCGCGGCGAGGAGGAAGGACGGCATGGGCAGGGCGGGCGTGCTGCTCATCGTGTGCCTGTTCACGCTGCCGTTCATGGCTCTCCTCTTCGGCGGCCGGGCGGGTGCGCTGGCCGTGTGGCAGAACGCCGCTAAGCTGCCCGTCATGGGCGGAG GATTACTGAACGTCTCTCGTCAGAGcgcggccggtgcggacgagcTCTTTGGCGGCCTGCTCTCGCCGGGCTCCGACCGGCGCGCGTGCCTGAGCCGCTACCAGTCCCCGCATTACTACAAGCACTCCCCGTACGCGCCCTCGCCGCACCTCCTGCGGAAGCTGCGCGACTACGAGGCGCGGCACAGCAGGTGCGCCCCCGGCACGCGGCCGTACGCCAAGTCCGTCGATCACCTCCGgtccggcggcagcagcagcaaggagGACGCGGAGTGCAACTACGTCGTGTGGATCCCCTACAATGGCCTCGGCAACCGGATGCTGTCGCTGCTCAGCACGTTCCTCTACGCGCTCCTCACCGACCGCGTCCTCCTCGTCCACTCCACGGACGACTTCACCGGCCTCTTCTGCGAGCCGTTCCCCGGTGCGAACGCGACCTGGGTGCTCCCGCCGGACTTCCCCGTCGCCGACATGTCCTGGCTCGGGGTAGGCTCCAACCAGTCGTACGGGAACCTCCTCGACGGCAAGAAGATCGCCGACGACCCGGCCAAGGCGACGGCGCAATCGGTGCCTCCGTACGTGTACCTGCACCTGGCGCACGACCTCCGGCGCTCGGACCGGCTCTTCTACTGCAACGACGACCAGCTCGTGCTGGCCAAGGTGAACTGGCTGCTGGTGCAGAACGACTTCTACTTCGTGCCGGCGCTCTACGACATGGCCGAGTTCGAAGGCGAGCTCCGGAGGCTGTTCCCCGCCAAGGAGAGCGTGGCGCACCTTCTGGGCCGGTACCTGTTCCACCCGTCCAACTCCGTCTGGGGCATGATCACCAGGTACTACCACACGTACATGGCCCAGGCGGAGGAGAGGATCGGCGTGCAGATCAGGATGTTCTCCTGGGCAACCATCCCGGTCGACGACATGTACGGCCAAATCATGGCGTGCTCCCGACAGGAGCACATACTGCCGGACGTCGTCGATGGCAACGCCGCGGCGAGCAGTAGCCACGTCCACGGCGGCTCCAAATCCAAGGCCATCTTGATCGCGTCGCTGCAAGCAGACTACTACGACAGGATCAAGTCGAGGTACTACGAGCACGCGGCCAAGGGCGGCGGCATGGTGGGGGTGTTCCAGCCGAGCCACGAGGAGCGGCAGATAATGGGGCAGCGGCCGCACAACCAGAAGGCGCTCGCGGAGATCTACCTGCTGAGCTTCTCCGACGTGCTGCTCACCACGGGGGCGTCCACGTTCGGGTACATGAGCAGCAGCCTCGCGGGGCTGCGGCCGACGATGCTGATGATCCCGGAAGATGGCAAGGTGCCCGAGCCACCGTGCGTGCGCGCCATGTCCATGGAGCCGTGCTTCCACATGATGCCCGATGTGGAGTGCCGGGGGAAGGCGGTGAACAAGGAGGAGCTGTCTCGCCACGTCAAGGAGTGTGAGGATGTAGGCAAAGGGATTAAATGGATCAAAGGTATCAAGTTATTTGATTAA